A genome region from Microtus ochrogaster isolate Prairie Vole_2 chromosome 1, MicOch1.0, whole genome shotgun sequence includes the following:
- the LOC113456053 gene encoding uncharacterized protein LOC113456053, with protein MTYRGSTHQKAPRFRRLLLCLASIPEGHHRPAASQPRIPGQQAGSEWAVPGRASPEAALSGLGRRASRRRDAHTRRAGSATSTVGTALPKRVRPYVSRRARDAPVPDRLEATGMSAPAAQPLGTSPVPTRPGVARPVPGSPPASGAPLSVESRVREPVAASRLDYRCGDTVWSPARAPRKRAHGRTAALHQERREEPATETQKGDSGWWLRLWHAQGPGVTANPPLLPHTSTSAGATSDVNFQGVTCDYARQRS; from the exons ATGACG TACCGCGGATCCACTCACCAAAAGGCCCCCCGGTTTCGCCGGCTCCTACTGTGCTTAGCCAGTATCCCCGAAGGCCACCACCGTCCAGCAGCCTCTCAGCCTAGGATCCCGGGACAGCAGGCGGGCTCAGAGTGGGCGGTCCCGGGTCGCGCTAGCCCAGAGGCCGCCTTATCTGGGCTGGGAAGGCGCGCGTCGAGGCGGAGAGACGCCCACACGCGCCGCGCAGGCTCCGCGACTAGTACAGTGGGAACAGCCCTCCCGAAAAGGGTTCGACCCTATGTCTCCCGGAGGGCCCGGGACGCCCCTGTCCCGGATCGCTTAGAGGCCACTGGAATGTCCGCGCCAGCTGCGCAACCCCTAGGGACTTCCCCGGTGCCGACCCGACCCGGGGTGGCTCGCCCTGTCCCGGGGTCCCCGCCGGCTTCGGGCGCCCCGCTCTCTGTGGAGTCCAGGGTTCGAGAACCCGTGGCCGCCAGCCGCTTGGACTACCGCTGCGGCGACACCGTGTGGTCCCCGGCGCGGGCTCCGAGGAAACGGGCTCACGGCCGCACTGCGGCTCTACaccaagagagaagggaagagccCGCAACAGAAACGCAAAAAGGGGACTCGGGCTGGTGGCTGAGACTCTGGCACGCGCAGGGACCGGGGGTGACAGCCAACCCGCCGCTTCTTCCCCACACTTCCACAAGCGCCGGCGCCACTTCGGATGTGAACTTCCAGGGAG tgacTTGCGACTACGCCAGGCAGAGAAGTTGA